Proteins from a single region of Bombus pascuorum chromosome 5, iyBomPasc1.1, whole genome shotgun sequence:
- the LOC132906873 gene encoding casein kinase II subunit alpha isoform X1: MALPSRARVYTDVNSHKSRDYWDYESYVVDWGQQDDYQLVRKLGRGKYSEVFEAINITNNEKCVVKILKPVKKKKIKREIKILENLKGGTNIITLQAVVKDPVSRTPALIFEHVNNTDFKQLYQTLTDYDIRYYLYELLKALDYCHSMGIMHRDVKPHNVMIDHENRKLRLIDWGLAEFYHPGQEYNVRVASRYFKGPELLVDYQMYDYSLDMWSLGCMLASMIFRKEPFFHGHDNYDQLVRIAKVLGTEELFEYLEKYHIELDPRFNDILGRHSRKRWERFMHSENQHLVSHESLDFLDKLLRYDHYERLTAREAMEHPYFYPIVKEQGRLNMVSSSPTPITGSLPVGIDTSREGLNPIPKRDCEQRTGSWNKPTEKRGRTSWKWDSENDEVFITSVSPITYGLRLLVSYKQKPFIPPKLAKLRRRKVFCMMADHSLCKWQLYFDVVYKVLYFRHSLFFILGIT, translated from the exons ATGGCACTACCCAGTAGAGCGCGAGTCTACACAGATGTGAATTCACACAAATCCAGAGATTACTGGGACTATGAATCCTATGTTGTCGACTGGGG ACAACAAGATGATTATCAACTAGTAAGAAAATTAGGCAGAGGAAAATATAGTGAAGTATTTGAAgccataaatattacaaataatgaaaaatgtgttgtaaaaattttaaag CctgtaaaaaagaagaaaataaaaagggaGATTAAAATCTTAGAAAACCTCAAAGGCGGGACCAACATAATTACACTCCAAGCTGTTGTCAAAGATCCTGTATCAAGGACACCGGCACTGATATTCGAACATGTGAACAACACAGATTTCAAGCAATTATACCAGACGCTAACAGACTACGACATAAGATACTACCTCTACGAATTATTAAAA GCATTGGATTATTGCCATAGTATGGGAATAATGCATAGGGACGTCAAACCGCACAATGTTATGATAGATCATGAAAATCGAAAGTTACGGTTAATCGATTGGGGTCTAGCAGAGTTTTATCATCCAGGTCAAGAATACAATGTACGAGTAGCTTCGCGTTATTTTAAAGGTCCAGAATTACTTGTAGATTATCAG ATGTATGATTATTCATTAGATATGTGGTCCCTTGGTTGTATGCTTGCAAGTATGATATTCAGGAAAGAACCGTTTTTTCACGGACACGATAATTATGACCAACTAGTGagaattgcaaaagttctcggGACTGaggaattatttgaatatcttGAAAAGTACCATATTGAATTGGATCCTCGTTTCAATGATATTTTAGGTCGACATTCACGTAAACGCTGGGAACGTTTTATGCATTCAGAGAATCAACATTTAGTATCGCACGAAAGTCTTGATTTCCTTGACAAACTTCTGCGTTATGATCATTACGAAAGACTCACTGCACGCGAAGCTATGGAACATCCTTATTTTT ATCCAATAGTAAAAGAGCAAGGTCGATTAAACATGGTATCATCGTCACCTACTCCCATAACAGGTTCGTTGCCTGTAG GTATCGATACTTCGCGCGAGGGGCTTAATCCCATCCCTAAGCGTGACTGTGAGCAGCGTACCGGTTCGTGGAATAAACCGACTGAAAAACGTGGCAGGACAAGTTGGAAATGGGACTCAGAAAACGATGAAGTATTCATCACATCAGTTTCACCCATAACATACGGTTTACGACTTTTGGTTagttacaaacaaaaaccTTTCATTCCACCCAAACTTGCAaaattaagaagaagaaaagtattTTGTATGATGGCGGACCACTCTTTATGTAAATGGCAATTATATTTTGACGTGGTGTATAAAGTTCTATATTTTAGACATTCCTTGTTTTTTATCCTGGGTATTACTTAA
- the LOC132907386 gene encoding PMS1 protein homolog 1-like isoform X2, with the protein MIISALDKNTVKLISTTQVITSISTAVKELIENAFDAGAKNIEINLIDNGCTLIEVKDDGCGISKVDAPYMALSSYTSKLSNFSDLESLETYGFRGEALYALSAVSDLTIISKTEQDEAAISYTIDHNGHIINSEHCHRSTGTTVQVKQLFKQMPVRRQIITNLKKANQDIRTLESLIKSYGICKFNARINYRIKIKIMVPSKMTQATEVLQSGGQYIFVNDRPIKYKELEKVVTKIIFEALGQESSSRKKPIFLVYILINAANIDVNLEPNKTSLLFKEQNVVINIIEKYLENFYGIQREMQPENNCESSFTDYQDHTQKININNTENEEPACKKRKLRLEENLDKPIEKNINTDENVINNLNSTEVNNFEHKANMQICDDESAEKYGKNVDDLNIQLPSLDLSESDSNESQNFVLTYSNNDISHNSVDSNIKENTEDTPPFELSPSSETFSQLPIVDLGEDFVLFDSSNTNTDEKENKIKNAETNTLHAENKLDMKKSITLKEWSKGHVSGLKGGTDIESYDYTEPKESPNINPHTNLCPGFLKFSKYARSEVIEKDSNMTAPQIAYQITHLWKKLSPEERGYYRDLADDEKSEHNKSKLETKEKCTVNINKNRNRLLKALEKMKTMNMEKKENLVMRTTVSWDIDLKKVTENFLDSPPCENTDVVVVGLLRTNLWIVYKSAHIWILDAENLKKQLHITDMNMNEDNAKNIEQLLQQWFSIKNDLSLLHPIHSLTQIRDTF; encoded by the exons ATGATCATCTCAGCTTTAGACAAAAACACAGTGAAACTAATAAGTACCACTCAAGTTATAACTTCGATATCTACTGctgtaaaagaattaatagaaaatgcGTTTGATGCTGGtgctaaaaatattgaaattaacttG atAGATAATGGATGTACATTAATAGAAGTAAAGGACGATGGATGTGGTATTTCAAAAGTAGATGCTCCTTACATGGCTTTATCATCTTACACATCAAAATTGTCTAATTTCTCCGATTTAG aatctTTAGAAACATATGGATTCAGAGGTGAGGCTTTATATGCATTAAGCGCAGTATCGGATCTTACAATCATATCAAAAACAGAACAAGATGAAGCAGCTATATCTTATACTATAGATCATAATGGTCATATCATAAATTCAGAACATTGCCACAGATCTACAG GGACAACTGTACAagttaaacaattatttaaacaaatgcCAGTGAGAAGgcaaataattacaaatttaaaaaaagccAATCAAGATATTAGAACTTTGGAGTCCTTAATAAAAAGTTACGGAATATGCAAATTTAATGCACGAATAAATTATAGa attaaaattaaaataatggtTCCTTCAAAGATGACACAAGCAACTGAAGTGTTACAATCTGGAGgacaatatatttttgtgaatgATAGaccaattaaatataaagaattagAAAAG GTAGtgactaaaataattttcgaggCATTAGGACAAGAATCGTCATCAAGGAAAAAACCaatatttcttgtatatattttaataaatgcagCAAACATAGATGTTAATCTAGAACCAAATAAAACTTCTCTCCTTTTTAAAGAACag AACGTGGTTAtcaatataatagaaaaatatctagaaaatttttatggaatacAAAGAGAAATGCAACCAGAAAACAATTGCGAAAGTTCATTTACTGATTATCAAGATCATAcacaaaaaataaacattaacaATACTGAAAATGAGGAACCTGCATgcaagaaacgaaaattacgCTTAGAAGAAAATCTCGATAAACCTattgaaaagaatataaatactgatgaaaatgtaataaataatttaaattctacCGAGGTTAATAATTTCGAACATAAAGcaaatatgcaaatttgtGATGACGAAAGTGctgaaaaatatggaaaaaatgTAGATGACCTCAATATTCAATTACCATCTCTAGATTTAAGTGAATCGGATTCAAATGAATCACAGAATTTTGTATTGACTTATTCCAATAACGATATTTCTCATAATTCAGT tgatagtaatataaaagaaaacacaGAAGATACTCCACCATTTGAACTAAGTCCATCATCTGAAACATTCAGTCAGTTACCTATAGTAGATCTAGGTGAGGATTTTGTATTGTTCGATTCTTCTAATACAAATACagatgagaaagaaaataagataaaaaatgcAGAAACAAACACTTTGCATGCAGAGAATAAATTGGATATGAAAAAGTCAATTACATTAAAAGAATGGAGTAAAGGACATGTATCTGGGTTGAAG GGAGGTACGGATATAGAATCTTACGATTATACAGAACCAAAGGAGTCACCAAATATCAATCCACATACAAATTTATGTCCAggttttcttaaattttcaaaatatgcCAGGTCAGAAG tgATAGAAAAAGATTCTAATATGACAGCACCTCAAATTGCCTATCAAATAACTCATCTTTGGAAAAAGTTATCACCTGAAGAACGTGGATACTATAGAGACCTGGCAGACGATGAGAAATCAGAGCACAACAAAAGCAAActggaaacaaaagaaaaatgtacagtaaatattaataagaatagAAATAGACTATTAAAAGCattggaaaaaatgaaaacaatgaatatggaaaaaaaagaaaatttagtcATGAGAACTACTGTATCTTGGGatatagatttaaaaaaagttaCTGAAAATTTTTTAGATAG TCCTCCGTGTGAAAATACTgacgttgttgttgttggATTATTACGTACAAATTTATGGATTGTTTATAAATCTGCACATATTTGGATTTTAGATGCTGAAAATCTTAAAAAACAATTACATATAACTGATATGAATATGAATGAG GATAATGCTAAGAATATAGAACAACTTTTACAACAATggttttcaataaaaaatgacTTATCTTTATTACATCCTATACATTCATTAACACAAATCAGGGATACTTTTTAg
- the LOC132907386 gene encoding PMS1 protein homolog 1-like isoform X1, whose amino-acid sequence MIISALDKNTVKLISTTQVITSISTAVKELIENAFDAGAKNIEINLIDNGCTLIEVKDDGCGISKVDAPYMALSSYTSKLSNFSDLESLETYGFRGEALYALSAVSDLTIISKTEQDEAAISYTIDHNGHIINSEHCHRSTGTTVQVKQLFKQMPVRRQIITNLKKANQDIRTLESLIKSYGICKFNARINYRVNNNIIFAKPSISNLEEAVTYTLGKKITCCMNWIDITDTDIKIKIMVPSKMTQATEVLQSGGQYIFVNDRPIKYKELEKVVTKIIFEALGQESSSRKKPIFLVYILINAANIDVNLEPNKTSLLFKEQNVVINIIEKYLENFYGIQREMQPENNCESSFTDYQDHTQKININNTENEEPACKKRKLRLEENLDKPIEKNINTDENVINNLNSTEVNNFEHKANMQICDDESAEKYGKNVDDLNIQLPSLDLSESDSNESQNFVLTYSNNDISHNSVDSNIKENTEDTPPFELSPSSETFSQLPIVDLGEDFVLFDSSNTNTDEKENKIKNAETNTLHAENKLDMKKSITLKEWSKGHVSGLKGGTDIESYDYTEPKESPNINPHTNLCPGFLKFSKYARSEVIEKDSNMTAPQIAYQITHLWKKLSPEERGYYRDLADDEKSEHNKSKLETKEKCTVNINKNRNRLLKALEKMKTMNMEKKENLVMRTTVSWDIDLKKVTENFLDSPPCENTDVVVVGLLRTNLWIVYKSAHIWILDAENLKKQLHITDMNMNEDNAKNIEQLLQQWFSIKNDLSLLHPIHSLTQIRDTF is encoded by the exons ATGATCATCTCAGCTTTAGACAAAAACACAGTGAAACTAATAAGTACCACTCAAGTTATAACTTCGATATCTACTGctgtaaaagaattaatagaaaatgcGTTTGATGCTGGtgctaaaaatattgaaattaacttG atAGATAATGGATGTACATTAATAGAAGTAAAGGACGATGGATGTGGTATTTCAAAAGTAGATGCTCCTTACATGGCTTTATCATCTTACACATCAAAATTGTCTAATTTCTCCGATTTAG aatctTTAGAAACATATGGATTCAGAGGTGAGGCTTTATATGCATTAAGCGCAGTATCGGATCTTACAATCATATCAAAAACAGAACAAGATGAAGCAGCTATATCTTATACTATAGATCATAATGGTCATATCATAAATTCAGAACATTGCCACAGATCTACAG GGACAACTGTACAagttaaacaattatttaaacaaatgcCAGTGAGAAGgcaaataattacaaatttaaaaaaagccAATCAAGATATTAGAACTTTGGAGTCCTTAATAAAAAGTTACGGAATATGCAAATTTAATGCACGAATAAATTATAGagtaaataataacataatatttgcAAAACCTAGTATAAGTAATCTTGAAGAAGCAGTTACGTATACTCttggtaaaaaaataacatGCTGTATGAATTGGATAGATATTACAGATACAgat attaaaattaaaataatggtTCCTTCAAAGATGACACAAGCAACTGAAGTGTTACAATCTGGAGgacaatatatttttgtgaatgATAGaccaattaaatataaagaattagAAAAG GTAGtgactaaaataattttcgaggCATTAGGACAAGAATCGTCATCAAGGAAAAAACCaatatttcttgtatatattttaataaatgcagCAAACATAGATGTTAATCTAGAACCAAATAAAACTTCTCTCCTTTTTAAAGAACag AACGTGGTTAtcaatataatagaaaaatatctagaaaatttttatggaatacAAAGAGAAATGCAACCAGAAAACAATTGCGAAAGTTCATTTACTGATTATCAAGATCATAcacaaaaaataaacattaacaATACTGAAAATGAGGAACCTGCATgcaagaaacgaaaattacgCTTAGAAGAAAATCTCGATAAACCTattgaaaagaatataaatactgatgaaaatgtaataaataatttaaattctacCGAGGTTAATAATTTCGAACATAAAGcaaatatgcaaatttgtGATGACGAAAGTGctgaaaaatatggaaaaaatgTAGATGACCTCAATATTCAATTACCATCTCTAGATTTAAGTGAATCGGATTCAAATGAATCACAGAATTTTGTATTGACTTATTCCAATAACGATATTTCTCATAATTCAGT tgatagtaatataaaagaaaacacaGAAGATACTCCACCATTTGAACTAAGTCCATCATCTGAAACATTCAGTCAGTTACCTATAGTAGATCTAGGTGAGGATTTTGTATTGTTCGATTCTTCTAATACAAATACagatgagaaagaaaataagataaaaaatgcAGAAACAAACACTTTGCATGCAGAGAATAAATTGGATATGAAAAAGTCAATTACATTAAAAGAATGGAGTAAAGGACATGTATCTGGGTTGAAG GGAGGTACGGATATAGAATCTTACGATTATACAGAACCAAAGGAGTCACCAAATATCAATCCACATACAAATTTATGTCCAggttttcttaaattttcaaaatatgcCAGGTCAGAAG tgATAGAAAAAGATTCTAATATGACAGCACCTCAAATTGCCTATCAAATAACTCATCTTTGGAAAAAGTTATCACCTGAAGAACGTGGATACTATAGAGACCTGGCAGACGATGAGAAATCAGAGCACAACAAAAGCAAActggaaacaaaagaaaaatgtacagtaaatattaataagaatagAAATAGACTATTAAAAGCattggaaaaaatgaaaacaatgaatatggaaaaaaaagaaaatttagtcATGAGAACTACTGTATCTTGGGatatagatttaaaaaaagttaCTGAAAATTTTTTAGATAG TCCTCCGTGTGAAAATACTgacgttgttgttgttggATTATTACGTACAAATTTATGGATTGTTTATAAATCTGCACATATTTGGATTTTAGATGCTGAAAATCTTAAAAAACAATTACATATAACTGATATGAATATGAATGAG GATAATGCTAAGAATATAGAACAACTTTTACAACAATggttttcaataaaaaatgacTTATCTTTATTACATCCTATACATTCATTAACACAAATCAGGGATACTTTTTAg
- the LOC132907386 gene encoding PMS1 protein homolog 1-like isoform X3 — protein sequence MALSSYTSKLSNFSDLESLETYGFRGEALYALSAVSDLTIISKTEQDEAAISYTIDHNGHIINSEHCHRSTGTTVQVKQLFKQMPVRRQIITNLKKANQDIRTLESLIKSYGICKFNARINYRVNNNIIFAKPSISNLEEAVTYTLGKKITCCMNWIDITDTDIKIKIMVPSKMTQATEVLQSGGQYIFVNDRPIKYKELEKVVTKIIFEALGQESSSRKKPIFLVYILINAANIDVNLEPNKTSLLFKEQNVVINIIEKYLENFYGIQREMQPENNCESSFTDYQDHTQKININNTENEEPACKKRKLRLEENLDKPIEKNINTDENVINNLNSTEVNNFEHKANMQICDDESAEKYGKNVDDLNIQLPSLDLSESDSNESQNFVLTYSNNDISHNSVDSNIKENTEDTPPFELSPSSETFSQLPIVDLGEDFVLFDSSNTNTDEKENKIKNAETNTLHAENKLDMKKSITLKEWSKGHVSGLKGGTDIESYDYTEPKESPNINPHTNLCPGFLKFSKYARSEVIEKDSNMTAPQIAYQITHLWKKLSPEERGYYRDLADDEKSEHNKSKLETKEKCTVNINKNRNRLLKALEKMKTMNMEKKENLVMRTTVSWDIDLKKVTENFLDSPPCENTDVVVVGLLRTNLWIVYKSAHIWILDAENLKKQLHITDMNMNEDNAKNIEQLLQQWFSIKNDLSLLHPIHSLTQIRDTF from the exons ATGGCTTTATCATCTTACACATCAAAATTGTCTAATTTCTCCGATTTAG aatctTTAGAAACATATGGATTCAGAGGTGAGGCTTTATATGCATTAAGCGCAGTATCGGATCTTACAATCATATCAAAAACAGAACAAGATGAAGCAGCTATATCTTATACTATAGATCATAATGGTCATATCATAAATTCAGAACATTGCCACAGATCTACAG GGACAACTGTACAagttaaacaattatttaaacaaatgcCAGTGAGAAGgcaaataattacaaatttaaaaaaagccAATCAAGATATTAGAACTTTGGAGTCCTTAATAAAAAGTTACGGAATATGCAAATTTAATGCACGAATAAATTATAGagtaaataataacataatatttgcAAAACCTAGTATAAGTAATCTTGAAGAAGCAGTTACGTATACTCttggtaaaaaaataacatGCTGTATGAATTGGATAGATATTACAGATACAgat attaaaattaaaataatggtTCCTTCAAAGATGACACAAGCAACTGAAGTGTTACAATCTGGAGgacaatatatttttgtgaatgATAGaccaattaaatataaagaattagAAAAG GTAGtgactaaaataattttcgaggCATTAGGACAAGAATCGTCATCAAGGAAAAAACCaatatttcttgtatatattttaataaatgcagCAAACATAGATGTTAATCTAGAACCAAATAAAACTTCTCTCCTTTTTAAAGAACag AACGTGGTTAtcaatataatagaaaaatatctagaaaatttttatggaatacAAAGAGAAATGCAACCAGAAAACAATTGCGAAAGTTCATTTACTGATTATCAAGATCATAcacaaaaaataaacattaacaATACTGAAAATGAGGAACCTGCATgcaagaaacgaaaattacgCTTAGAAGAAAATCTCGATAAACCTattgaaaagaatataaatactgatgaaaatgtaataaataatttaaattctacCGAGGTTAATAATTTCGAACATAAAGcaaatatgcaaatttgtGATGACGAAAGTGctgaaaaatatggaaaaaatgTAGATGACCTCAATATTCAATTACCATCTCTAGATTTAAGTGAATCGGATTCAAATGAATCACAGAATTTTGTATTGACTTATTCCAATAACGATATTTCTCATAATTCAGT tgatagtaatataaaagaaaacacaGAAGATACTCCACCATTTGAACTAAGTCCATCATCTGAAACATTCAGTCAGTTACCTATAGTAGATCTAGGTGAGGATTTTGTATTGTTCGATTCTTCTAATACAAATACagatgagaaagaaaataagataaaaaatgcAGAAACAAACACTTTGCATGCAGAGAATAAATTGGATATGAAAAAGTCAATTACATTAAAAGAATGGAGTAAAGGACATGTATCTGGGTTGAAG GGAGGTACGGATATAGAATCTTACGATTATACAGAACCAAAGGAGTCACCAAATATCAATCCACATACAAATTTATGTCCAggttttcttaaattttcaaaatatgcCAGGTCAGAAG tgATAGAAAAAGATTCTAATATGACAGCACCTCAAATTGCCTATCAAATAACTCATCTTTGGAAAAAGTTATCACCTGAAGAACGTGGATACTATAGAGACCTGGCAGACGATGAGAAATCAGAGCACAACAAAAGCAAActggaaacaaaagaaaaatgtacagtaaatattaataagaatagAAATAGACTATTAAAAGCattggaaaaaatgaaaacaatgaatatggaaaaaaaagaaaatttagtcATGAGAACTACTGTATCTTGGGatatagatttaaaaaaagttaCTGAAAATTTTTTAGATAG TCCTCCGTGTGAAAATACTgacgttgttgttgttggATTATTACGTACAAATTTATGGATTGTTTATAAATCTGCACATATTTGGATTTTAGATGCTGAAAATCTTAAAAAACAATTACATATAACTGATATGAATATGAATGAG GATAATGCTAAGAATATAGAACAACTTTTACAACAATggttttcaataaaaaatgacTTATCTTTATTACATCCTATACATTCATTAACACAAATCAGGGATACTTTTTAg
- the LOC132906873 gene encoding casein kinase II subunit alpha isoform X2, which translates to MALPSRARVYTDVNSHKSRDYWDYESYVVDWGQQDDYQLVRKLGRGKYSEVFEAINITNNEKCVVKILKPVKKKKIKREIKILENLKGGTNIITLQAVVKDPVSRTPALIFEHVNNTDFKQLYQTLTDYDIRYYLYELLKALDYCHSMGIMHRDVKPHNVMIDHENRKLRLIDWGLAEFYHPGQEYNVRVASRYFKGPELLVDYQMYDYSLDMWSLGCMLASMIFRKEPFFHGHDNYDQLVRIAKVLGTEELFEYLEKYHIELDPRFNDILGRHSRKRWERFMHSENQHLVSHESLDFLDKLLRYDHYERLTAREAMEHPYFYPIVKEQGRLNMVSSSPTPITGSLPVGE; encoded by the exons ATGGCACTACCCAGTAGAGCGCGAGTCTACACAGATGTGAATTCACACAAATCCAGAGATTACTGGGACTATGAATCCTATGTTGTCGACTGGGG ACAACAAGATGATTATCAACTAGTAAGAAAATTAGGCAGAGGAAAATATAGTGAAGTATTTGAAgccataaatattacaaataatgaaaaatgtgttgtaaaaattttaaag CctgtaaaaaagaagaaaataaaaagggaGATTAAAATCTTAGAAAACCTCAAAGGCGGGACCAACATAATTACACTCCAAGCTGTTGTCAAAGATCCTGTATCAAGGACACCGGCACTGATATTCGAACATGTGAACAACACAGATTTCAAGCAATTATACCAGACGCTAACAGACTACGACATAAGATACTACCTCTACGAATTATTAAAA GCATTGGATTATTGCCATAGTATGGGAATAATGCATAGGGACGTCAAACCGCACAATGTTATGATAGATCATGAAAATCGAAAGTTACGGTTAATCGATTGGGGTCTAGCAGAGTTTTATCATCCAGGTCAAGAATACAATGTACGAGTAGCTTCGCGTTATTTTAAAGGTCCAGAATTACTTGTAGATTATCAG ATGTATGATTATTCATTAGATATGTGGTCCCTTGGTTGTATGCTTGCAAGTATGATATTCAGGAAAGAACCGTTTTTTCACGGACACGATAATTATGACCAACTAGTGagaattgcaaaagttctcggGACTGaggaattatttgaatatcttGAAAAGTACCATATTGAATTGGATCCTCGTTTCAATGATATTTTAGGTCGACATTCACGTAAACGCTGGGAACGTTTTATGCATTCAGAGAATCAACATTTAGTATCGCACGAAAGTCTTGATTTCCTTGACAAACTTCTGCGTTATGATCATTACGAAAGACTCACTGCACGCGAAGCTATGGAACATCCTTATTTTT ATCCAATAGTAAAAGAGCAAGGTCGATTAAACATGGTATCATCGTCACCTACTCCCATAACAGGTTCGTTGCCTGTAGGTGAGTAA